A part of Gadus morhua chromosome 17, gadMor3.0, whole genome shotgun sequence genomic DNA contains:
- the LOC115529275 gene encoding major histocompatibility complex class I-related gene protein isoform X7 gives MKALIGLLLLVFGHDVSSVIHSLQFFFTASSGLSTFPEFVIVQMVDEVQVEYYDSNTQRIIPKQDWVDQANRDKVPDYLERATENTKGIQQVFKAGMGTLKQRFNQTGGAHIIQNMYGCEWDDEDGTTEGYDQYGYDGEDFISWDLKTMTWVAPVHQALTTKHKWEQNRALMEQKKYFYTKECVDWLKKYLVYGKRTLQRTERPRLSLLQRSPSSPVVCHATGFFPNRVVVFWRRDGQELHEQVDPGEVLPNHDGTFQVSVDLDLTAVPQEDWGRYECVVQLKGIEDISTTLDPADIMTNREDNHILAFILTGVAVLAVVVAAVVGVFLYQKRNGSDTSSENTEGQKLAPEAQPLTTVQS, from the exons ATGAAGGCGCTAATAGGGCTGCTACTGTTGGTCTTTGGTCACGATGTGTCCTCAG tgatTCACTCTCTGCAGTTTTTCTTCACGGCGTCGTCTGGACTCTCAACCTTCCCAGAGTTTGTGATTGTTCAGATGGTGGATGAGGTTCAGGTTGAGTACTACGACAGCAACACCCAGAGAATCATACCCAAACAGGACTGGGTGGACCAGGCCAACAGAGACAAAGTCCCAGACTACCTGGAGAGGGCAACTGAAAACACTAAGGGTATCCAGCAGGTCTTCAAAGCCGGCATGGGGACTCTGAAGCAGCGCTTTAACCAGACAGGAG gtgcccaCATTATTCAGAACATGTATGGttgtgagtgggatgatgaggatggtacTACTGAGGGTTATGACCAGTATGGTTATGATGGAGAGGACTTCATATCGTGGGACCTGAAGACCATGACCTGGGTCGCTCCAGTGCATCAGGCTCTCACCACCAAACACAAATGGGAACAGAATAGAGCTTTAATGGAACAGAAGAAGTACTTCTACACCAAGgagtgtgttgattggctgaagaagtaCCTGGTCTATGGGAAGAGaactctgcagagaacag agcgtccgcggttgtctctgctccagaggagcccctcctccccagtggtgtgccatgctacaggcttcttccctaacagggtggtggtgttctggaggagagacggccaggagctccatgagcaggtggaccccggggaggtcctccccaaccacgacgggaccttccaggtcagcgtggacctggacctcacggccgtcccacaggaggactgggggaggtacgagtgtgtggtccagctgaaaggcatcgaggacatctccACAACCCTGGACCCCGCCGACATCATGACCAACCGGG AGGACAATCACATCCTTGCTTTCATCCTCACTGGAGTTGCTGttcttgctgttgttgttgctgctgttgttggagtctttctgtaccagaagaggaacg GTTCTGACACCAGCTCTGAGAACACTGAGGGGCAGAAGCTGGCTCCTGAGGCCCAACCTCTGACCACA GTTCAAAGTTAA
- the LOC115529275 gene encoding major histocompatibility complex class I-related gene protein isoform X3 codes for MKALIGLLLLVFGHDVSSVIHSLQFFFTASSGLSTFPEFVIVQMVDEVQVEYYDSNTQRIIPKQDWVDQANRDKVPDYLERATENTKGIQQVFKAGMGTLKQRFNQTGGAHIIQNMYGCEWDDEDGTTEGYDQYGYDGEDFISWDLKTMTWVAPVHQALTTKHKWEQNRALMEQKKYFYTKECVDWLKKYLVYGKRTLQRTERPRLSLLQRSPSSPVVCHATGFFPNRVVVFWRRDGQELHEQVDPGEVLPNHDGTFQVSVDLDLTAVPQEDWGRYECVVQLKGIEDISTTLDPADIMTNREDNHILAFILTGVAVLAVVVAAVVGVFLYQKRNDRRHKPVGSDTSSENTEGQKLAPEAQPLTTVQS; via the exons tgatTCACTCTCTGCAGTTTTTCTTCACGGCGTCGTCTGGACTCTCAACCTTCCCAGAGTTTGTGATTGTTCAGATGGTGGATGAGGTTCAGGTTGAGTACTACGACAGCAACACCCAGAGAATCATACCCAAACAGGACTGGGTGGACCAGGCCAACAGAGACAAAGTCCCAGACTACCTGGAGAGGGCAACTGAAAACACTAAGGGTATCCAGCAGGTCTTCAAAGCCGGCATGGGGACTCTGAAGCAGCGCTTTAACCAGACAGGAG gtgcccaCATTATTCAGAACATGTATGGttgtgagtgggatgatgaggatggtacTACTGAGGGTTATGACCAGTATGGTTATGATGGAGAGGACTTCATATCGTGGGACCTGAAGACCATGACCTGGGTCGCTCCAGTGCATCAGGCTCTCACCACCAAACACAAATGGGAACAGAATAGAGCTTTAATGGAACAGAAGAAGTACTTCTACACCAAGgagtgtgttgattggctgaagaagtaCCTGGTCTATGGGAAGAGaactctgcagagaacag agcgtccgcggttgtctctgctccagaggagcccctcctccccagtggtgtgccatgctacaggcttcttccctaacagggtggtggtgttctggaggagagacggccaggagctccatgagcaggtggaccccggggaggtcctccccaaccacgacgggaccttccaggtcagcgtggacctggacctcacggccgtcccacaggaggactgggggaggtacgagtgtgtggtccagctgaaaggcatcgaggacatctccACAACCCTGGACCCCGCCGACATCATGACCAACCGGG AGGACAATCACATCCTTGCTTTCATCCTCACTGGAGTTGCTGttcttgctgttgttgttgctgctgttgttggagtctttctgtaccagaagaggaacg ACAGGCGTCACAAACCAGTTG GTTCTGACACCAGCTCTGAGAACACTGAGGGGCAGAAGCTGGCTCCTGAGGCCCAACCTCTGACCACA GTTCAAAGTTAA
- the LOC115529276 gene encoding BRD4-interacting chromatin-remodeling complex-associated protein-like, whose protein sequence is MEQKMHKTRSWTDERPPLKAGMASHSGYPEDLQAWDSPERVHPLRPRDNLRVNRALFATTSRDSVCPPGPPVTGRESCRPAPTPRGAPPFDGTADHSSQYRPPAVRPRRPPARPASHPPGPPLTGVHTSHTDFRGQPSGTARSLEPAGAWGRSPTSFASTTEFRDQ, encoded by the exons ATGGAACAGAAAATGCATAAGACAAGATCCTGGACAGACGAACGGCCTCCTCTGAAGGCAGGAATGGCGTCTCACTCGGGGTACCCAG AAGACCTCCAGGCGTGGGACAGCCCTGAGAGGGTCCACCCTCTGCGCCCACGTGACAACCTCAGAGTCAACAGAGCGCTGTTCGCCACGACCAGCAGGGACAGCGtctgcccccccggccccccggtgACGGGGAGGGAGAGCTGCAGACCCGCCCCGACGCCACGGGGAGCCCCGCCCTTCGACGGCACCGCCGACCACAGCTCCCAGTACCGGCCCCCCGCGGTCCGGCCCCGGAGGcccccggcccggcccgccagccacccccccgggccccctcTGACGGGGGTCCACACCAGCCACACAGACTTCAGGGGCCAGCCCTCCGGGACGGCCCGGTCCTTAGAGCCCGCGggggcctgggggaggagccccaCCTCCTTCGCCAGCACCACAGAGTTCAGGGACCAATAA
- the LOC115529275 gene encoding major histocompatibility complex class I-related gene protein isoform X2, which translates to MKALIGLLLLVFGHDVSSVIHSLQFFFTASSGLSTFPEFVIVQMVDEVQVEYYDSNTQRIIPKQDWVDQANRDKVPDYLERATENTKGIQQVFKAGMGTLKQRFNQTGGAHIIQNMYGCEWDDEDGTTEGYDQYGYDGEDFISWDLKTMTWVAPVHQALTTKHKWEQNRALMEQKKYFYTKECVDWLKKYLVYGKRTLQRTERPRLSLLQRSPSSPVVCHATGFFPNRVVVFWRRDGQELHEQVDPGEVLPNHDGTFQVSVDLDLTAVPQEDWGRYECVVQLKGIEDISTTLDPADIMTNREDNHILAFILTGVAVLAVVVAAVVGVFLYQKRNDSDRRHKPVGSDTSSENTEGQKLAPEAQPLTTVQS; encoded by the exons ATGAAGGCGCTAATAGGGCTGCTACTGTTGGTCTTTGGTCACGATGTGTCCTCAG tgatTCACTCTCTGCAGTTTTTCTTCACGGCGTCGTCTGGACTCTCAACCTTCCCAGAGTTTGTGATTGTTCAGATGGTGGATGAGGTTCAGGTTGAGTACTACGACAGCAACACCCAGAGAATCATACCCAAACAGGACTGGGTGGACCAGGCCAACAGAGACAAAGTCCCAGACTACCTGGAGAGGGCAACTGAAAACACTAAGGGTATCCAGCAGGTCTTCAAAGCCGGCATGGGGACTCTGAAGCAGCGCTTTAACCAGACAGGAG gtgcccaCATTATTCAGAACATGTATGGttgtgagtgggatgatgaggatggtacTACTGAGGGTTATGACCAGTATGGTTATGATGGAGAGGACTTCATATCGTGGGACCTGAAGACCATGACCTGGGTCGCTCCAGTGCATCAGGCTCTCACCACCAAACACAAATGGGAACAGAATAGAGCTTTAATGGAACAGAAGAAGTACTTCTACACCAAGgagtgtgttgattggctgaagaagtaCCTGGTCTATGGGAAGAGaactctgcagagaacag agcgtccgcggttgtctctgctccagaggagcccctcctccccagtggtgtgccatgctacaggcttcttccctaacagggtggtggtgttctggaggagagacggccaggagctccatgagcaggtggaccccggggaggtcctccccaaccacgacgggaccttccaggtcagcgtggacctggacctcacggccgtcccacaggaggactgggggaggtacgagtgtgtggtccagctgaaaggcatcgaggacatctccACAACCCTGGACCCCGCCGACATCATGACCAACCGGG AGGACAATCACATCCTTGCTTTCATCCTCACTGGAGTTGCTGttcttgctgttgttgttgctgctgttgttggagtctttctgtaccagaagaggaacg ATTCAGACAGGCGTCACAAACCAGTTG GTTCTGACACCAGCTCTGAGAACACTGAGGGGCAGAAGCTGGCTCCTGAGGCCCAACCTCTGACCACA GTTCAAAGTTAA
- the LOC115529275 gene encoding major histocompatibility complex class I-related gene protein isoform X4, which translates to MKALIGLLLLVFGHDVSSVIHSLQFFFTASSGLSTFPEFVIVQMVDEVQVEYYDSNTQRIIPKQDWVDQANRDKVPDYLERATENTKGIQQVFKAGMGTLKQRFNQTGGAHIIQNMYGCEWDDEDGTTEGYDQYGYDGEDFISWDLKTMTWVAPVHQALTTKHKWEQNRALMEQKKYFYTKECVDWLKKYLVYGKRTLQRTERPRLSLLQRSPSSPVVCHATGFFPNRVVVFWRRDGQELHEQVDPGEVLPNHDGTFQVSVDLDLTAVPQEDWGRYECVVQLKGIEDISTTLDPADIMTNREDNHILAFILTGVAVLAVVVAAVVGVFLYQKRNGVTNQLVLTPALRTLRGRSWLLRPNL; encoded by the exons tgatTCACTCTCTGCAGTTTTTCTTCACGGCGTCGTCTGGACTCTCAACCTTCCCAGAGTTTGTGATTGTTCAGATGGTGGATGAGGTTCAGGTTGAGTACTACGACAGCAACACCCAGAGAATCATACCCAAACAGGACTGGGTGGACCAGGCCAACAGAGACAAAGTCCCAGACTACCTGGAGAGGGCAACTGAAAACACTAAGGGTATCCAGCAGGTCTTCAAAGCCGGCATGGGGACTCTGAAGCAGCGCTTTAACCAGACAGGAG gtgcccaCATTATTCAGAACATGTATGGttgtgagtgggatgatgaggatggtacTACTGAGGGTTATGACCAGTATGGTTATGATGGAGAGGACTTCATATCGTGGGACCTGAAGACCATGACCTGGGTCGCTCCAGTGCATCAGGCTCTCACCACCAAACACAAATGGGAACAGAATAGAGCTTTAATGGAACAGAAGAAGTACTTCTACACCAAGgagtgtgttgattggctgaagaagtaCCTGGTCTATGGGAAGAGaactctgcagagaacag agcgtccgcggttgtctctgctccagaggagcccctcctccccagtggtgtgccatgctacaggcttcttccctaacagggtggtggtgttctggaggagagacggccaggagctccatgagcaggtggaccccggggaggtcctccccaaccacgacgggaccttccaggtcagcgtggacctggacctcacggccgtcccacaggaggactgggggaggtacgagtgtgtggtccagctgaaaggcatcgaggacatctccACAACCCTGGACCCCGCCGACATCATGACCAACCGGG AGGACAATCACATCCTTGCTTTCATCCTCACTGGAGTTGCTGttcttgctgttgttgttgctgctgttgttggagtctttctgtaccagaagaggaacg GCGTCACAAACCAGTTG GTTCTGACACCAGCTCTGAGAACACTGAGGGGCAGAAGCTGGCTCCTGAGGCCCAACCTCTGA
- the LOC115529275 gene encoding major histocompatibility complex class I-related gene protein isoform X1, with protein sequence MKALIGLLLLVFGHDVSSVIHSLQFFFTASSGLSTFPEFVIVQMVDEVQVEYYDSNTQRIIPKQDWVDQANRDKVPDYLERATENTKGIQQVFKAGMGTLKQRFNQTGGAHIIQNMYGCEWDDEDGTTEGYDQYGYDGEDFISWDLKTMTWVAPVHQALTTKHKWEQNRALMEQKKYFYTKECVDWLKKYLVYGKRTLQRTERPRLSLLQRSPSSPVVCHATGFFPNRVVVFWRRDGQELHEQVDPGEVLPNHDGTFQVSVDLDLTAVPQEDWGRYECVVQLKGIEDISTTLDPADIMTNREDNHILAFILTGVAVLAVVVAAVVGVFLYQKRNDSDRRHKPVGSDTSSENTEGQKLAPEAQPLTTVQS encoded by the exons tgatTCACTCTCTGCAGTTTTTCTTCACGGCGTCGTCTGGACTCTCAACCTTCCCAGAGTTTGTGATTGTTCAGATGGTGGATGAGGTTCAGGTTGAGTACTACGACAGCAACACCCAGAGAATCATACCCAAACAGGACTGGGTGGACCAGGCCAACAGAGACAAAGTCCCAGACTACCTGGAGAGGGCAACTGAAAACACTAAGGGTATCCAGCAGGTCTTCAAAGCCGGCATGGGGACTCTGAAGCAGCGCTTTAACCAGACAGGAG gtgcccaCATTATTCAGAACATGTATGGttgtgagtgggatgatgaggatggtacTACTGAGGGTTATGACCAGTATGGTTATGATGGAGAGGACTTCATATCGTGGGACCTGAAGACCATGACCTGGGTCGCTCCAGTGCATCAGGCTCTCACCACCAAACACAAATGGGAACAGAATAGAGCTTTAATGGAACAGAAGAAGTACTTCTACACCAAGgagtgtgttgattggctgaagaagtaCCTGGTCTATGGGAAGAGaactctgcagagaacag agcgtccgcggttgtctctgctccagaggagcccctcctccccagtggtgtgccatgctacaggcttcttccctaacagggtggtggtgttctggaggagagacggccaggagctccatgagcaggtggaccccggggaggtcctccccaaccacgacgggaccttccaggtcagcgtggacctggacctcacggccgtcccacaggaggactgggggaggtacgagtgtgtggtccagctgaaaggcatcgaggacatctccACAACCCTGGACCCCGCCGACATCATGACCAACCGGG AGGACAATCACATCCTTGCTTTCATCCTCACTGGAGTTGCTGttcttgctgttgttgttgctgctgttgttggagtctttctgtaccagaagaggaacg ATTCAGACAGGCGTCACAAACCAGTTG GTTCTGACACCAGCTCTGAGAACACTGAGGGGCAGAAGCTGGCTCCTGAGGCCCAACCTCTGACCACA GTTCAAAGTTAA
- the LOC115529275 gene encoding major histocompatibility complex class I-related gene protein isoform X5 codes for MKALIGLLLLVFGHDVSSVIHSLQFFFTASSGLSTFPEFVIVQMVDEVQVEYYDSNTQRIIPKQDWVDQANRDKVPDYLERATENTKGIQQVFKAGMGTLKQRFNQTGGAHIIQNMYGCEWDDEDGTTEGYDQYGYDGEDFISWDLKTMTWVAPVHQALTTKHKWEQNRALMEQKKYFYTKECVDWLKKYLVYGKRTLQRTERPRLSLLQRSPSSPVVCHATGFFPNRVVVFWRRDGQELHEQVDPGEVLPNHDGTFQVSVDLDLTAVPQEDWGRYECVVQLKGIEDISTTLDPADIMTNREDNHILAFILTGVAVLAVVVAAVVGVFLYQKRNGSDTSSENTEGQKLAPEAQPLTTVQS; via the exons tgatTCACTCTCTGCAGTTTTTCTTCACGGCGTCGTCTGGACTCTCAACCTTCCCAGAGTTTGTGATTGTTCAGATGGTGGATGAGGTTCAGGTTGAGTACTACGACAGCAACACCCAGAGAATCATACCCAAACAGGACTGGGTGGACCAGGCCAACAGAGACAAAGTCCCAGACTACCTGGAGAGGGCAACTGAAAACACTAAGGGTATCCAGCAGGTCTTCAAAGCCGGCATGGGGACTCTGAAGCAGCGCTTTAACCAGACAGGAG gtgcccaCATTATTCAGAACATGTATGGttgtgagtgggatgatgaggatggtacTACTGAGGGTTATGACCAGTATGGTTATGATGGAGAGGACTTCATATCGTGGGACCTGAAGACCATGACCTGGGTCGCTCCAGTGCATCAGGCTCTCACCACCAAACACAAATGGGAACAGAATAGAGCTTTAATGGAACAGAAGAAGTACTTCTACACCAAGgagtgtgttgattggctgaagaagtaCCTGGTCTATGGGAAGAGaactctgcagagaacag agcgtccgcggttgtctctgctccagaggagcccctcctccccagtggtgtgccatgctacaggcttcttccctaacagggtggtggtgttctggaggagagacggccaggagctccatgagcaggtggaccccggggaggtcctccccaaccacgacgggaccttccaggtcagcgtggacctggacctcacggccgtcccacaggaggactgggggaggtacgagtgtgtggtccagctgaaaggcatcgaggacatctccACAACCCTGGACCCCGCCGACATCATGACCAACCGGG AGGACAATCACATCCTTGCTTTCATCCTCACTGGAGTTGCTGttcttgctgttgttgttgctgctgttgttggagtctttctgtaccagaagaggaacg GTTCTGACACCAGCTCTGAGAACACTGAGGGGCAGAAGCTGGCTCCTGAGGCCCAACCTCTGACCACA GTTCAAAGTTAA